GCCGCCGCCGCCTTCAGGACCCAGACCCGCAACCAGGTCGGGCTGCTGGCCGTCGGCGGCGTGCTGATGCTGGCGCTGGGGCTGGTGGCGCCGGCGAGCTTCATGCAGCATTTCATCGTCTTCGTGCTGTCGGTCTTCATCGGCTTCCAGGTGATCTGGAACGTCAGCCACAGCCTGCACACGCCGCTGATGGCGGTGACGAACGCGATCTCCTCGATCATCATCCTGGGCGCCTTGATGCAGATCGGCTCGGGTTCGGGGCTGGTGATCGTGCTGGCGGCGCTCTCGGTGTTCATGGCCGGGATCAACATCTTCGGCGGCTTCCTGGTCACGCGCCGGATGCTTGCCATGTTCCAGAAATCCTGAGGAGGCCGGCGCAATGGAATTCGGTTTCACCACCGCCGCCTATGTCGTCGCGGCCATCCTGTTCATCCTGTCCCTGGGCGGGCTTTCGGGCCAGGAAAGCGCCAAGCGCGCGGTCTGGTACGGCATCGTGGGCATGGCGCTGGCCGTCGCCGCCACGCTGATCGGCCCCGGCTCGGGCCTGTGGCTTCTGTCGCTGATCCTGGTCGCGGTCGGCGGCGTCATCGGCTGGATCGTCGCCACCCGCGTGCAGATGACCGAGATGCCGCAGCTGGTCGCCGCCATGCATTCGCTGGTCGGCCTGGCCGCGGTCTTCATCGGCTTCAACACCCATGTCGAGCTTGGCCATGTGCTGGGCCTCGACGCCGCCGGACGCGAGGCGCTGACCGGCTTCGCCGCCGTGCTGGCGCACAAGTCCCCGGTCGAGCAGTCGATCCTGCGGGTCGAGACCTTCCTCGGCGTCTTCATCGGTGCCGTGACCTTCACCGGCTCGGTCATCGCCTTCGGCAAGCTCGCCGGCAAGGTCGACGGCAAGGCCAGGAAGCTGCCGGGCGGCCATGTGCTGAACGCCGGCGCGGCGGCGCTGTCGCTGGTGCTCTTGCTGGTCTATCTGGCCAATGGCTCGACCCTGGCGCTGATCGTGATGACGCTGGCGGCGCTCTTCATCGGCTATCACCTGATCATGGGCATCGGCGGCGCCGACATGCCGGTGGTGGTGTCGATGCTGAACAGCTATTCCGGCTGGGCGGCGGCGGCGATCGGCTTCTCGCTGTCGAACGACCTGCTGATCGTGGTCGGTGCGCTGGTCGGCTCCTCGGGTGCGATCCTGAGCTACATCATGTGCAAGGCGATGAACCGCAGCTTCGTTTCGGTGATCCTGGGCGGTTTCGGCGGCGAGGCGGGCCCGGCGATGGAGATCGTGGGCGAGCAGATCGCCATCGACGCGGAAAGCGTCGCGGCGGCGCTGAACGACGCCGACGAGATCGTCATCGTGCCGGGCTATGGCATGGCGGTGGCGCAGGCGCAGCAATCGGTGTCGGAGCTGACCCGCAAGCTGCGCGCGCGCGGCAAGACCGTGCGCTTTGCCATCCACCCGGTGGCGGGCCGGCTGCCCGGGCACATGAACGTGCTGCTGGCCGAGGCCAAGGTGCCCTATGACATCGTGCTGGAGATGGACGAGATCAACGAGGATTTCCCGAATACCGACGTGGTGATCGTGATCGGCTCGAACGACATCGTGAACCCGGCGGCGCAGGAGGACCCGAACAGCCCCATCGCCGGCATGCCGGTGCTGGAGGTCTGGAAGGCCAAGCAGGTCTTCGTCAGCAAGCGCGGCCAGGGCACCGGCTATTCCGGCATCGAGAACCCGCTCTTCTACAAGGACAACACCCGCATGTTCTACGGAGACGCCAAGAAATCCCTCGACCAGCTCCTGCCAATGATCGAATAGGGGGGCGGCAAACTGGCCCACCCCGATCAGAACCCCAGCCATCAGCAAGGAGGATCCCTCGCCATGCCCGATCTGCCCGCGCGCGAATCCATGGAATACGACGTGGTGATCGTCGGCGGCGGGCCTGCGGGGCTGTCGGCGGCGATCCGGTTGAAGCAGGTGAACCCCGCGCTCTCCGTCGTGCTCTTGGAGAAGGGCTCGGAGATCGGCGCGCATATCCTCTCGGGCGCCGTGCTCGACACCTCGGGCCTCGACCGGCTGATCCCGGACTGGAAGGACAAGGGCGCCCCGGTCGGGACCGAGGTCACGACCGACAATTTCTACATCCTCGGCCCGCAGGGCCAGGTCCGGGTGCCGAACTGGCCGATGCCGCCCTTGATGTCGAACCACGGCAAATACATCGTCTCGATGGGCAATGTCTGCCGCTGGCTGGCCGAGCAGGCCGAGGCGCTGGAGGTCGAGATCTTCCCCGGCATGGCCTGCTCGCAGCTGGTCTACGAGGGCGAGCGCGTCGTCGGCGTCGTCGCCGGCGAGATGGGCCTGAATGCCGACGGCAGCCCCGGCCCCGGCTACGAGCCCGGCATGGAGCTGCGCGGCAAATATGTCCTCATCGCCGAGGGCGTGCGCGGCTCGCTGGCGAAAGAACTCATCCAGAAATACGACCTCTCCAAGGATCACGAGCCGCAGAAATTCGGCCTCGGCATGAAGGAGATCTGGGAGATCGACCCGGCCAAGGCCCGCCCCGGCACGGTGACGCATACGATGGGCTGGCCTCTGGGCAAGAATGCCGGCGGCGGCAGCTTCATCTATCACCTCGGCGGCAACCAGGTGCTGGTCGGCTTCGTCGTGCACCTGAACTATGCCAATCCGTATCTGTATCCCTACATGGAGTTCCAGCGCTTCAAGCACCATCCCATGGTCGCGGAACTGCTGGAGGGCGGCAAGCGCGTGGCCTACGGCGCCCGCGCCATCTCCGAGGGCGGCTGGCAGTCGATCCCGAAACTGACGGTGCCCGGCGCGGCGCTGCTCGGCTGCTCGGCCGGGCTGGTGAACGTGCCGCGGATCAAGGGCAACCACAATGCCATGCTCTCGGGCATCGCCGCGGCCGAGGCGGCGGCGGCGGCCATCGCCGCCGGCCGCGCGGGCGACGAGCTGGCCGAATACGAGGCCGAGCTCCGCACCGGCGCCATCGCCCGCGACCTGAAGCCGGTCAGGAACGTCAAGCCGGTCTGGTCGAAGCTGGGTCTCTGGCCCAGCCTGGCGCTGGGGGGCTTCGACATGTGGGTGGCGAACCTGACCGGCTGGAACCCCTTGGGCAGCTGGAAACACGGCAAGACCGACGCGCAGGCCACCGGCAAGGCGGCGGATTTCCAGCCCATCGACTATCCGAAGCCCGACGGCAAGCTGAGCTTCGACCGCCTGACCAACGTGGCGTTCAGCTTCACCAACCACGAGGAAAGCCAGCCCTGCCACCTGAAGCTGAAGGATCCCGCGGTGCCGATCGCGGTGAACCTGCCGCTTTATGCCGAGCCGGCGCAGCGCTACTGCCCGGCCGGGGTCTATGAGGTGCTGGAAAGCCCCGAGGGGCCGAAGTTCCAGATCAACTTCCAGAACTGCGTGCATTGCAAGACCTGCGACATCAAGGATCCCAGCCAGAACATCAACTGGACCACACCCCAGGGCGGCGACGGGCCGAACTACCCGAATATGTGATCGCAGCCGGGCTGCCTTGGCCGCGGCTGAGCATTTGCGGATTGCATCTGGAATGCCTGCCGAACGTCAAAAACACCCTCCTCCCCTCCTAAAGGATGGGCCGTGCGCGGGCGAATCGTCCTAGCCTTCATCAGCTAGATGACATTCCGCATGCGTCCATAAGGGCGCCCAGCCCGGCACCGCGAAGTCCACAGGCTTCGTCGCCTGTTCGGCCGCATGCTGCACCGACACGCAGGGAGGAGGGCACGGATGCTGCAAACGGCCATTGTCGAGGACAGAAGGGACCACCCCAGCCGCGAATGGATCGAGGCTTTGCGCCGCGACTATCCGACCGAGGCCGAATTCGACCGCATGCTGACGCGCAAGATGTTGCGCCGGATGGAGCCGTCCCAGCCCGGCCGCTATTCCATGCCCGAACTGGACCGGGCGTTGCGCCGCTTTTTCGATGCCAAGCTGCAGGGGCCCTATCAGATTTCGGACCTGCGCTGGCTCATGGGCGGGGCGTCGAAGATCCAGCTTGCCTTCACCCTGGACTGGTCGGAAGCCGGCGTGGCGCAGCGGCAGCGGCTGGTCATGCGGATGGAGCCCGAGGAATCGCTCAACTCGACCAGCCGCCTGCGCGAGCAGCAGATCTTCAGCTTTTTCCGAGGCATCCTGCCGGTGCCGAAGGTCTTCTGGCTGGACGAGGACGGCACCTGGCTGCCGCAGGCCGCGATCATCTATGAATGGCTGCCCGGCGTTTCGACCCCCAGCCGCAAGGAGCGCCGCGTCGCCGGGATCGGGCAAAGCTTTCCGCCGGAACTGCGCCAGAAGCTGGGTCCGCAGTTTCTGGAAGCGCTGGTCCGCATTCACACCGCCGACTATCGCCAAGGGGATCTGAGCGCGTTCCAGGTGCCTGCCGCGAACAGCACCGAATCCGCCCTGCTGCATCTGAACCGCGTTCTGCGCATCTGGGAAGAGGATCGCGGTTTCGAGTTTCCGGTCTTTGACCTGGCGGTAAGCTGGTTGCGGCGCAACCTGCCGGTGCTGGATCGTCCCAGCATCCTGCACGGGGATTTCCGCGCCGGCAATTTCCTGTTCGATGAGGCGACCGGGCAGATCACCGCCTGGCTCGACTTCGAGCGCGGCTATATCGGCGACCGGCACCGAGACCTGGCCTGGACCACGCTGTCGAGCTATGGGAACCTGGCCGAGGACGGCAAGACCTTCCTGGTCTCGGGCCTGGTGCCCCTAGACGAATTCCTATCCTCGTATGAACGGCTGTCGGGGCTGAGCATCGACCCGGCGCGGTTGAAATATTATCGCGTTTTCAACTCTCTGCAAAACGTCCTTGCGGCACTGGCCTCGGCCTGGCGCGTCGTCCGGCTGGGCAAGACCCATCAGGACGTTCTGGTCGCCATGCTCGAAGGCATAGGCCATGCGCAGGCCGACGAGATCTGCTGCCTGCTCGAGGAGGATTTCTGATGCCCAACACGCTTGGCAATACGCTGCAGGCCTGTGTCCGCGGGCTTGAACAGATGATCGTGCCCGCGATCGACCCGGACAATCCGCTGGCGCTGGAACAGGCGACGCTGATTGCAAGGACGATCCGCTTCACCATCGCGCGCTTGCCCCATGTCGTGGCCCGCTCGCGCCAGGAGATGCGCCTGTACCAGGAGATGGCCGAGGATCTCGTGTCCGACATGGCCGCCGTCGCTCCGGCGGAACTGCCCGCCTTGCAGGACGAGATCGCCCGTGCCGACGCGCTGTGGCACGACCCCCATGCCGGACTGGAACGGATCGACGCTTGCGCGGAAGAACTGGCCGCGCGGATCGCGGCGCTGGTCCGGTCGTGCCGCGACGACGACAGCGCGGCGGCGCGCCGCATCGAATGCGCGGTGCTGCGCCACAGCCCCGCGATCAACCGGCTGAACCGCTCCTGGCATGTCCTGTCGGGGTTCGAGACCCGGCCGGAGGAGATCCCCCCGCTGCCGAGCCTTTTCCCGCGCGGCGAATGACACCCTGAACGAGGTTTTGCAATGAACGCTTCCTATCCGCCGATCACGCCGCGAACGCTGTATTTCCAGGCGCCCGCCGATGCGGACCATCACTGGATCGAGACGATGCTGATCCCCTTTGTCCTGCCCGAGGAGGGGATCTACGGGCTGATCTATCTTTATGTCCGGCCCGCGCTGGGGGTGATGACGAACCAGATCATCATCTGCGGTTCGCTGTCGGACAGCCGCGGCGACCTGCTGCATTACGTGGACAACCAGCAGCTTCCCGCCATCTCGACCTTCCGCGACTTTACCACGCCGCTGGGGCTTTCGGTCCGCTTTACCAGCGGGGTGCGGGATTTCCGGGTGGATTATGTCGGCCGGGACGGGACCGAGTTCCATTTCGACTGGACCGGCCTGATGGACCCGTTCGACATCCACAATCCCGCCCATAGCCCGCAAGCCGGAAAGGCCCGCGACATCCATGCCGACATCGAGCCGGGGCAAACTCACAGGGCTGGGCATTTCGACGCGACGGGGCACGTGGCCGGAACCTTGACGCTGCGCGGCAAGACCTATCGCATCGATTGTATCGAGCGGATGGACCACAGCTGGGGACCTCGCGACGCCACCGTGATCCGGCCGACCTATATCGTCTCGGCGACGTTCTCCCGGGACCTGTTCTTTCACATGATCTGCCCCTGGGATCCCTCGGTCGCGGCGGGCGAGCAGCTTCG
This window of the Paracoccus sp. N5 genome carries:
- a CDS encoding NAD(P)(+) transhydrogenase (Re/Si-specific) subunit beta — its product is MEFGFTTAAYVVAAILFILSLGGLSGQESAKRAVWYGIVGMALAVAATLIGPGSGLWLLSLILVAVGGVIGWIVATRVQMTEMPQLVAAMHSLVGLAAVFIGFNTHVELGHVLGLDAAGREALTGFAAVLAHKSPVEQSILRVETFLGVFIGAVTFTGSVIAFGKLAGKVDGKARKLPGGHVLNAGAAALSLVLLLVYLANGSTLALIVMTLAALFIGYHLIMGIGGADMPVVVSMLNSYSGWAAAAIGFSLSNDLLIVVGALVGSSGAILSYIMCKAMNRSFVSVILGGFGGEAGPAMEIVGEQIAIDAESVAAALNDADEIVIVPGYGMAVAQAQQSVSELTRKLRARGKTVRFAIHPVAGRLPGHMNVLLAEAKVPYDIVLEMDEINEDFPNTDVVIVIGSNDIVNPAAQEDPNSPIAGMPVLEVWKAKQVFVSKRGQGTGYSGIENPLFYKDNTRMFYGDAKKSLDQLLPMIE
- a CDS encoding electron transfer flavoprotein-ubiquinone oxidoreductase yields the protein MPDLPARESMEYDVVIVGGGPAGLSAAIRLKQVNPALSVVLLEKGSEIGAHILSGAVLDTSGLDRLIPDWKDKGAPVGTEVTTDNFYILGPQGQVRVPNWPMPPLMSNHGKYIVSMGNVCRWLAEQAEALEVEIFPGMACSQLVYEGERVVGVVAGEMGLNADGSPGPGYEPGMELRGKYVLIAEGVRGSLAKELIQKYDLSKDHEPQKFGLGMKEIWEIDPAKARPGTVTHTMGWPLGKNAGGGSFIYHLGGNQVLVGFVVHLNYANPYLYPYMEFQRFKHHPMVAELLEGGKRVAYGARAISEGGWQSIPKLTVPGAALLGCSAGLVNVPRIKGNHNAMLSGIAAAEAAAAAIAAGRAGDELAEYEAELRTGAIARDLKPVRNVKPVWSKLGLWPSLALGGFDMWVANLTGWNPLGSWKHGKTDAQATGKAADFQPIDYPKPDGKLSFDRLTNVAFSFTNHEESQPCHLKLKDPAVPIAVNLPLYAEPAQRYCPAGVYEVLESPEGPKFQINFQNCVHCKTCDIKDPSQNINWTTPQGGDGPNYPNM
- a CDS encoding phosphotransferase family protein; translation: MLQTAIVEDRRDHPSREWIEALRRDYPTEAEFDRMLTRKMLRRMEPSQPGRYSMPELDRALRRFFDAKLQGPYQISDLRWLMGGASKIQLAFTLDWSEAGVAQRQRLVMRMEPEESLNSTSRLREQQIFSFFRGILPVPKVFWLDEDGTWLPQAAIIYEWLPGVSTPSRKERRVAGIGQSFPPELRQKLGPQFLEALVRIHTADYRQGDLSAFQVPAANSTESALLHLNRVLRIWEEDRGFEFPVFDLAVSWLRRNLPVLDRPSILHGDFRAGNFLFDEATGQITAWLDFERGYIGDRHRDLAWTTLSSYGNLAEDGKTFLVSGLVPLDEFLSSYERLSGLSIDPARLKYYRVFNSLQNVLAALASAWRVVRLGKTHQDVLVAMLEGIGHAQADEICCLLEEDF